One Prodigiosinella aquatilis DNA window includes the following coding sequences:
- a CDS encoding MFS transporter has translation MEKVEEYSIWKNSQFRILFSGALFCNLGGKVYELALPLLIYDITRSSEIMGWVRAVEFLPYILLASVIGAWIDRVDRRVWSQWMVAGQVVCLLTGWLAIQFLPNPLWVLFPCAFFMMAFNFGYLNARMGMLKHILPLSLQSAATSSMSSLNSLFQAMGPLLSGVVILFSSVHIIFLWIALFLFIAWCYLIKMPYEREVFRTTGSIGKAIIEGWRILRANPPLYHMALAIAVLNTSSVVFSLQSIYYAKTVLAMNAVDIGYMASAGGIGGILGSLLTVRLRNKFGLGKVLITTTITQALGYLFILFSNHSLVLVSAFFWVSFFEVITAILVYTYRQESIKTENLGKVMGITGTLFKMGLPFGLAISGYIVSGYGIGTLFTACAVVQISMGILCTLSPIAKVS, from the coding sequence GTGGAAAAGGTGGAAGAATACTCTATATGGAAAAACAGCCAGTTCCGCATTCTGTTCTCTGGGGCGCTGTTTTGTAATCTGGGCGGCAAGGTTTATGAACTGGCACTTCCGCTGTTGATCTATGACATTACTCGTTCATCAGAAATTATGGGCTGGGTGCGTGCCGTCGAGTTTCTGCCTTATATTCTGCTGGCGTCGGTAATTGGGGCGTGGATCGACCGAGTGGATCGCAGAGTGTGGTCGCAATGGATGGTTGCTGGGCAGGTTGTGTGTCTACTGACGGGATGGTTGGCCATTCAGTTTTTACCCAACCCGCTGTGGGTGCTGTTCCCTTGTGCTTTCTTTATGATGGCGTTCAATTTTGGTTATCTTAATGCCAGAATGGGCATGTTGAAGCACATACTCCCCTTATCGTTGCAAAGTGCCGCGACTTCCAGCATGAGTTCGCTAAACAGCCTGTTTCAGGCCATGGGGCCATTGCTATCAGGCGTGGTGATTTTATTCTCCTCTGTGCATATTATTTTTCTGTGGATCGCCTTGTTCCTGTTTATCGCTTGGTGTTACCTGATAAAAATGCCGTATGAGAGAGAGGTATTCAGGACCACCGGATCAATAGGAAAAGCAATTATTGAAGGGTGGAGAATCCTGCGGGCCAACCCCCCTCTTTATCATATGGCATTGGCAATTGCGGTGTTAAATACCAGCTCGGTAGTCTTTTCATTACAGTCAATCTATTACGCCAAAACCGTGTTGGCCATGAATGCCGTGGATATCGGTTATATGGCGTCTGCGGGCGGGATCGGTGGGATACTCGGATCGCTGTTGACGGTGCGTTTGCGCAACAAATTTGGTCTGGGAAAAGTGTTGATTACCACGACAATAACTCAGGCACTGGGCTATCTATTTATTTTGTTTTCTAACCATTCATTAGTACTAGTTTCTGCTTTCTTCTGGGTAAGTTTCTTCGAAGTCATTACGGCTATTCTCGTTTATACCTACCGGCAGGAAAGTATCAAAACCGAAAATCTGGGCAAGGTTATGGGGATCACTGGTACGCTGTTTAAAATGGGTTTGCCGTTTGGCCTCGCCATTTCTGGATACATTGTGTCGGGCTATGGCATTGGCACATTATTTACCGCCTGTGCTGTCGTTCAAATTTCCATGGGAATTTTATGCACGCTAAGCCCAATAGCGAAAGTGTCTTAG
- the ftsH gene encoding ATP-dependent zinc metalloprotease FtsH, with protein sequence MAKNLILWLVIAVVLMSVFQSFGPSESNGRRVDYSTFLTEVNQDQVREVHINGRKISVVKKDSTQYTTYIPVNDPKLLDNLLTKNVKVVGEPPEEPSLLASIFISWFPMLLLIGVWIFFMRQMQGGGGKGAMSFGKSKARMLTEDQIKTTFADVAGCDEAKEEVSELVEYLREPSRFQKLGGKIPKGILMVGPPGTGKTLLAKAIAGEAKVPFFTISGSDFVEMFVGVGASRVRDMFEQAKKAAPCIIFIDEIDAVGRQRGAGLGGGHDEREQTLNQMLVEMDGFEGNEGIIVIAATNRPDVLDPALLRPGRFDRQVVVGLPDVRGREQILKVHMRRVPLSPDVDASVIARGTPGFSGADLANLVNEAALFAARGNKRVVSMAEFEKSKDKIMMGAERRSMVMTEAQKESTAYHEAGHAIIGRLVPEHDPVHKVTIIPRGRALGVTFFLPEGDAISASRQKLESQISTLYGGRLAEEIIFGSEHVSTGASNDIKVATSIARNMVTQWGFSEKLGPLLYAEEDGEVFLGRSVAKTKHMSDETARIIDQEVKVLIERNYQRARELLMANMDILHSMKDALMKYETIDAPQIDDLMARKEVRPPADWEESASNSHSDNGGAPNMPTQGGDEPSTPNQGNTVSEQLNDK encoded by the coding sequence ATGGCGAAAAACCTGATCCTCTGGTTAGTCATCGCGGTTGTGCTGATGTCGGTATTCCAGAGCTTTGGGCCCAGCGAGTCGAATGGCCGTAGGGTGGATTATTCAACCTTTTTAACTGAAGTGAATCAGGATCAGGTTCGTGAAGTACACATTAATGGACGTAAGATCAGTGTCGTCAAAAAAGACAGCACGCAATATACGACTTATATCCCTGTCAACGATCCCAAGCTGTTGGATAACCTTCTGACTAAGAATGTGAAAGTTGTTGGTGAGCCACCTGAAGAACCGAGCCTGCTGGCTTCTATCTTCATTTCCTGGTTCCCGATGCTGTTGCTGATTGGCGTTTGGATTTTCTTCATGCGTCAAATGCAGGGAGGGGGTGGCAAAGGTGCCATGTCCTTTGGTAAAAGCAAGGCGCGGATGCTGACTGAAGATCAGATCAAGACGACATTTGCTGATGTTGCTGGTTGCGATGAAGCTAAAGAAGAAGTCAGTGAACTGGTAGAGTACCTGCGTGAACCTAGCCGTTTTCAGAAGCTTGGCGGTAAAATCCCGAAAGGTATTCTGATGGTAGGTCCTCCCGGGACGGGTAAGACGCTGCTGGCTAAAGCAATTGCCGGTGAAGCGAAAGTGCCTTTCTTTACTATTTCCGGGTCCGATTTTGTAGAGATGTTTGTTGGCGTCGGTGCGTCTCGTGTGCGTGACATGTTCGAACAAGCCAAGAAAGCTGCTCCTTGTATCATTTTTATTGATGAAATTGACGCTGTAGGGCGTCAGCGTGGGGCAGGTCTGGGCGGCGGGCATGATGAACGTGAACAAACACTGAATCAGATGCTGGTCGAAATGGATGGTTTTGAAGGTAACGAAGGTATCATTGTTATCGCGGCAACCAACCGTCCTGATGTACTGGATCCCGCGTTGTTACGACCAGGTCGTTTCGACCGACAGGTGGTGGTGGGATTACCGGATGTACGTGGCCGTGAGCAGATTTTGAAGGTTCATATGCGCCGCGTTCCTTTATCTCCGGATGTTGATGCTTCAGTGATCGCACGTGGTACACCGGGTTTCTCTGGGGCTGATTTGGCTAACTTGGTTAACGAGGCTGCCTTATTTGCGGCCCGTGGCAACAAACGTGTTGTTTCTATGGCTGAGTTTGAAAAGTCTAAAGATAAGATCATGATGGGAGCGGAGCGACGTTCTATGGTCATGACTGAGGCACAGAAAGAATCCACTGCGTATCATGAAGCGGGCCATGCCATTATTGGTCGCCTGGTTCCAGAACATGACCCCGTGCATAAAGTGACGATTATTCCGCGTGGACGTGCATTAGGGGTAACGTTCTTCCTGCCCGAGGGGGATGCTATCAGCGCCAGTCGCCAAAAACTGGAGAGCCAGATTTCTACGCTTTATGGCGGTCGTTTAGCCGAGGAAATTATTTTCGGTTCTGAGCACGTATCTACAGGGGCTTCAAACGATATTAAAGTGGCTACATCTATTGCCCGCAATATGGTGACTCAGTGGGGGTTTTCGGAAAAACTGGGTCCTTTGTTGTACGCGGAAGAAGATGGAGAAGTATTTCTGGGTCGTTCTGTAGCCAAGACGAAACATATGTCTGATGAAACTGCCAGAATTATTGATCAGGAAGTTAAGGTACTGATCGAGCGTAATTATCAGCGTGCCCGTGAATTGTTGATGGCAAATATGGATATCCTGCATTCAATGAAAGATGCATTGATGAAATATGAAACCATTGATGCTCCGCAAATTGACGATCTGATGGCACGAAAAGAAGTCCGTCCTCCAGCGGATTGGGAGGAATCAGCATCGAATAGTCATTCTGATAATGGTGGCGCTCCCAATATGCCAACGCAAGGCGGCGATGAGCCAAGTACACCCAACCAGGGTAATACGGTATCAGAACAGCTAAACGATAAATAA
- a CDS encoding aldehyde dehydrogenase family protein, whose protein sequence is MIEIVNFINGRHIRATGEGNLFSVNPATEERIAHVNISSPVDVDTAVQAARAAYTQGPWPRMAVEERAAYLHMIADVLEDNLVLFAQHECEDTGFLSKMCLHGHLPRAVEHFHFFAEEGKRFFGDAIPVGDAYINFTHHAPLGVVAIMTPWNGPLAVSSINLAAALIAGNTVVLKPSELAPITVSLLGQIFEEVGLPEGVVNLVHGAGQPTGQALIQHPGIDLLCFIGGTQVGKEVLRYSANTVRRSLLELGGKSPTVVLADADIDTALDGALVSAFSSNGQVCTAGSRIIVEQPIAEAFSRRFIERTQHIRVGDPFDETSEIGPMISAVHRERMLKAIAQAQQAGASRRTGGHIPAEHQQGFYIEPTVFTGIHPQSDLATQEIFGPIIGIFTADNEVHALALANDTRFGLAGSVWSADQSKALSFARQMQAGNVGINTPYIRDIRCPFGGFKESGIGAVGGRWSLDQYTQTQTLCLPLNKYTLPKYGALK, encoded by the coding sequence ATGATCGAGATCGTCAACTTCATCAACGGCAGGCATATTAGGGCAACGGGAGAAGGCAACCTGTTTTCGGTAAATCCGGCAACCGAAGAACGCATTGCCCACGTAAATATTTCATCACCAGTGGATGTTGATACCGCCGTGCAGGCAGCCAGAGCGGCATATACACAAGGGCCTTGGCCACGCATGGCGGTAGAGGAAAGGGCTGCTTACCTACATATGATCGCAGACGTACTGGAAGACAACCTGGTGTTATTTGCACAGCATGAATGTGAAGATACCGGTTTTTTATCGAAAATGTGTCTGCATGGACATCTTCCGCGAGCCGTAGAGCACTTTCACTTTTTTGCGGAAGAGGGGAAACGTTTTTTTGGCGATGCCATCCCGGTTGGGGATGCCTACATCAACTTTACTCACCACGCACCTCTTGGCGTCGTTGCCATCATGACGCCGTGGAATGGTCCCCTTGCCGTTTCATCGATCAATCTGGCTGCAGCATTGATTGCGGGCAATACCGTGGTGTTGAAGCCTTCTGAACTGGCCCCGATCACGGTTTCTCTGTTGGGCCAAATCTTTGAGGAAGTCGGCCTACCAGAAGGCGTAGTCAATTTGGTACATGGCGCAGGGCAGCCAACTGGCCAGGCATTGATACAGCATCCCGGTATCGATCTGTTGTGTTTTATCGGCGGTACTCAGGTAGGTAAAGAGGTTTTAAGGTATTCGGCGAATACGGTGCGACGCTCGTTACTTGAATTGGGCGGAAAATCCCCGACTGTGGTACTGGCTGACGCAGATATTGATACTGCGCTGGACGGTGCATTGGTGTCTGCTTTCAGTAGCAACGGGCAGGTATGCACGGCGGGTTCGCGCATCATTGTCGAGCAACCCATTGCCGAGGCGTTTAGCCGCAGATTTATTGAACGAACTCAGCATATTCGCGTTGGTGATCCGTTTGATGAAACCAGCGAGATAGGCCCGATGATCAGTGCCGTGCATCGGGAAAGGATGCTGAAAGCCATTGCGCAAGCCCAGCAAGCAGGAGCAAGCCGGAGAACCGGTGGGCATATACCGGCAGAACACCAGCAGGGTTTTTACATTGAGCCTACTGTATTCACGGGGATTCATCCTCAGAGCGATTTGGCCACACAAGAAATATTCGGTCCCATTATCGGAATTTTTACTGCGGACAATGAAGTTCACGCCCTTGCTTTGGCCAATGATACCCGATTTGGGTTAGCAGGATCAGTATGGAGTGCGGATCAATCCAAAGCATTGTCTTTTGCCCGACAAATGCAGGCGGGAAATGTTGGAATAAATACGCCATACATTCGGGATATTCGTTGCCCATTTGGCGGTTTTAAAGAGAGTGGCATTGGTGCCGTTGGGGGACGCTGGAGTCTGGACCAGTATACCCAAACGCAAACCCTGTGTTTGCCCCTCAACAAATATACTCTGCCTAAATATGGCGCACTGAAATAA
- the secG gene encoding preprotein translocase subunit SecG, with amino-acid sequence MYEALLVIFLLVSISLVGLIMLQQGKGADMGASFGAGASATLFGSSGSGNFMTRTTAILATLFFIISLLLGNMSSNHSQKGSEWESLSQPAPAKVEQSTTPATPAAPSSDIPK; translated from the coding sequence ATGTACGAAGCTCTTTTGGTCATTTTCTTGTTGGTATCGATTAGCCTTGTGGGGCTGATTATGCTGCAACAAGGTAAAGGTGCTGATATGGGCGCGTCGTTCGGAGCAGGCGCTTCCGCTACTTTATTTGGTTCGAGCGGTTCTGGTAATTTCATGACCCGTACGACGGCTATATTGGCGACGCTGTTTTTCATTATCAGCTTGCTTTTAGGTAACATGAGCTCCAACCATAGCCAGAAAGGGAGTGAGTGGGAAAGCTTGAGTCAGCCAGCTCCAGCCAAAGTTGAGCAGAGTACGACTCCTGCGACTCCTGCCGCACCATCTAGCGATATCCCTAAATAA
- the folP gene encoding dihydropteroate synthase — protein sequence MKLTARGAILDLSCPQVMGILNVTPDSFSDGGKHATLDAALFHAQEMIAAGATLIDVGGESTRPGANAVSVEEELSRVIPVVEALSQRFDTWISVDTSKPEVITASALAGAHLINDIRSLQEPGALEAASATGLPVCLMHMQGLPETMQHAPHYDNLLDEVFAFFEHHIARCVNADLQKDRLLLDPGFGFGKSLAHNYQILAHLKEMHRFGLPLLVGMSRKSMIGQVLNVPPLDRVHGSVACAVIAAMQGAHIIRVHDVKETVDAMRIVEATLSAKE from the coding sequence ATGAAGCTGACTGCCAGAGGAGCGATTTTGGATCTCTCCTGTCCACAGGTGATGGGTATTTTAAATGTTACCCCGGATTCTTTCTCCGATGGAGGGAAGCACGCCACATTAGATGCCGCGCTGTTCCATGCACAGGAGATGATCGCGGCAGGAGCAACATTGATCGACGTAGGTGGTGAGTCAACCAGACCTGGAGCTAATGCAGTAAGTGTGGAAGAAGAGTTATCACGAGTAATCCCCGTTGTAGAGGCACTATCCCAGCGTTTTGATACCTGGATTTCCGTAGATACGTCAAAGCCAGAAGTGATCACTGCATCGGCATTGGCCGGTGCTCATTTGATTAATGATATTAGGTCATTACAGGAGCCTGGCGCTCTGGAAGCCGCTTCAGCTACCGGATTACCAGTATGTCTGATGCATATGCAGGGATTACCAGAAACCATGCAACACGCCCCGCATTATGACAATCTGTTGGATGAAGTTTTCGCTTTTTTTGAGCATCATATTGCACGTTGTGTGAATGCCGATCTCCAGAAAGACAGGCTTTTGTTGGATCCGGGGTTCGGATTTGGCAAAAGTCTAGCGCATAATTATCAGATACTTGCTCATCTGAAGGAGATGCATCGCTTTGGTTTGCCATTGCTGGTTGGTATGTCGAGAAAATCCATGATTGGTCAGGTACTTAATGTTCCGCCTCTTGACCGAGTGCATGGCAGCGTTGCCTGCGCGGTTATAGCTGCTATGCAGGGCGCTCACATTATTCGCGTTCATGATGTAAAAGAAACGGTTGATGCCATGCGCATTGTAGAAGCCACACTTTCAGCTAAGGAATAA
- the glmM gene encoding phosphoglucosamine mutase, which yields MSGRKYFGTDGIRGKVGDTPITPDFVLKLGWAAGKVLARHGSKKIIIGKDTRISGYMLESALEAGLAAAGLSASFTGPMPTPAVAYLTRTFRAEAGIVISASHNPYYDNGIKFFSIDGIKLPDEVEEAIEAEMEKPITCVESSELGKANRIVDAAGRYIEFCKGTFPSELNLNGLKIVVDCANGATYHIAPSVLRELGASVITIGCEPDGMNINEHCGATDVSQLQARVLAEKADVGLAFDGDGDRLIMVDHLGNKVDGDQILYIIAREGLRQGQLRGGAVGTLMSNMGLELALKQLGIPFARAKVGDRYVLELMQEKGWRIGAENSGHVILLDKTTTGDGVIAGLQVLTAIVRNHMSLHDLCSGMTLFPQVLVNVCFTGEHNPLEDESVKQVTQDVENQLAGRGRVLLRKSGTEPLIRVMVEGKDGEMVTLLADRIAEAVKAVG from the coding sequence ATGAGCGGCCGTAAATATTTTGGAACTGACGGTATTCGGGGCAAAGTTGGAGATACACCGATTACGCCTGACTTCGTATTAAAACTTGGCTGGGCAGCAGGGAAGGTTCTGGCTCGCCATGGTTCTAAAAAGATCATCATTGGTAAAGATACCCGTATTTCCGGTTACATGCTTGAATCTGCGCTTGAGGCCGGATTGGCTGCAGCGGGACTTTCCGCTTCCTTTACCGGCCCGATGCCGACACCCGCGGTGGCTTACCTGACACGTACTTTTAGAGCGGAAGCCGGTATTGTTATATCGGCTTCTCACAATCCTTACTACGATAATGGCATTAAATTCTTCTCGATCGATGGCATTAAATTGCCGGATGAAGTCGAGGAGGCTATTGAAGCAGAAATGGAAAAGCCGATTACCTGTGTTGAATCTTCCGAGTTGGGTAAAGCCAACCGGATAGTAGATGCGGCGGGCCGCTATATAGAGTTCTGCAAAGGAACCTTCCCGAGCGAATTGAACCTTAATGGCCTGAAGATCGTTGTGGATTGTGCCAATGGCGCGACATATCACATCGCTCCCAGTGTACTGCGTGAGCTGGGTGCCAGTGTGATAACCATTGGCTGCGAGCCTGATGGGATGAATATAAATGAACACTGTGGTGCTACGGATGTCAGCCAGTTGCAGGCACGGGTTTTAGCTGAAAAAGCCGATGTTGGTCTTGCCTTTGATGGCGATGGTGATCGTTTGATAATGGTTGACCATCTGGGCAACAAAGTTGACGGTGACCAGATCCTGTACATCATTGCCCGTGAAGGCTTGCGTCAAGGGCAACTCCGCGGAGGGGCTGTCGGTACCCTGATGAGTAACATGGGGTTGGAACTGGCACTTAAGCAGTTAGGCATCCCTTTTGCGCGGGCTAAAGTGGGCGACAGATATGTACTGGAGTTGATGCAGGAGAAAGGATGGCGGATTGGTGCAGAAAATTCTGGCCACGTTATTCTGCTTGATAAAACGACTACCGGAGATGGTGTGATTGCGGGGTTGCAAGTCCTGACAGCTATAGTTCGTAATCATATGAGTCTGCATGATTTATGTAGTGGCATGACGCTGTTTCCCCAGGTTCTGGTTAATGTCTGTTTCACTGGTGAACATAATCCATTGGAAGATGAATCAGTTAAGCAAGTTACTCAGGATGTTGAAAATCAACTGGCCGGTCGCGGGAGAGTGTTACTACGTAAGTCCGGTACTGAACCGTTGATTAGGGTCATGGTTGAAGGCAAGGATGGCGAGATGGTTACACTTTTGGCTGACCGTATCGCCGAGGCTGTAAAAGCCGTTGGATAA